The genome window ATGGATGCTTGGCAGAGGGTCAGCGCTGAGGGATGGGGagactgaaaacaaaaagaaagtgtgTCTGAAGAGGAGAGAGTGGGGGACGCACGTGAGAAGGTGGATGGTGGGGAGGGCCTATGTGGGGTCACGGGCTCTTGGAGTGAGCTCATATATTTCTTCCTCAAAGAGAGGAGCAATGGGAGAAAAGAAGACTGGAGAAATGCGGAGAGATTTTAGGGGTGGGAAGAAGGGGAATGTAGGAAACTCACATCAAATGGCTTTGACCTCCTTGGTAAAGTAGGAAGGAAGGGATGTGTTTTGATAAATGTGAGTGCGATGGGTGTCCGCTGAGTGTAGAGAGGGAAGTGGTAACGGTGGACAGGGCAAATGATAAAGCCTCACCTTTTTGTAATCAGTTGGTTCAGCCTGGGAAGGCATATGATTTGGGGCTGGGACAGAAAGTTGCCAGGTACTAAGCACTATGTCACTCATGGGCACCCTGGTATTGCACAGCCCCAAGGACCCATCAGAAGGAGTTTCTGACTATAGGCTGAGATTAGGGGACTGATGATTGATGgtagaaaaattaaacataagctattcaatccattttttttttttactgagaaccCACTGTAGACTGGACCTTCTCTGAAGTAATGGGTTAAAATTTACCTTATAATAGTATATGATTCACACTCGTCAATAATTCAGACAAATCGCCGCAGTTCACTTGAAGTCAAAATTGTACATCTGTGATGAACTGTAAATACAGTCTTTGGTTTGCAAAGGGAactttaatttaaagaaatgtcttTGTAATGTGAATATGTAATGAGTGGTGAATACTTTTGTAGTATGAATAAttccttttttacattttcatttatctagATTTATGTATAAGCACCTAAATGATGACTTAGAAGTGGCAGTGGTGACTGCAGGAGTACATTTATAATAACAGAACACTTAATAAAGAATTCTTTTAAAGGACAGTCTTCTTTCACCTCATGATCCGTTGCACAGAGGAAAATGCCGTTAACATTTTGCTGTGAATTTCTTGTGTCCTTTAGCAGTGAGCATGGCAGAGATTGGACAAATATAGAACATTGAGACCgggaaaaaaagatttgagaACAGATCTTTGAGGGGATGCCTCTAATAAagtaataatgacaataatgaaACAGCAGATGCCACACTGTGAAATGCGTGGGCAATTCTTCTTGAGTCAGAGGGTCagttagcatttattgaatacaGATGGAATTTGAGGTTATGAAGGAGGGGGGAGATATAGTCCTGTCCCtctctgtgagcagcagagctgggatgacAAAGTAGTGTAAAGGATATTGGAATTTCTCATTTATAAGCAGGTGATTTTGAGTCTCCCAGGGCTGCTTCCAAGACCCACCTAAAAAGGTTCTGGGTTTGAGATCCTGTAGACTCAGGTGTATGTCCAGAATGATTGGATATATCCAAACGTGTGAGCTTGCCAATCAGAGAGAGGGTAAAAGCCCAAAGGACAGCATGACTAAGGGGCTGACTTGTAAGTGGCCACAAAAGTAGAAGAATGTGTGTTAGGAATGATGGTGAGTGAGGTAATTTATTGGAATGATTTTAGGCAAATTTAAACTattctgggggacttccctggtggcacagttgttaagaatcctcctgccaatgcaggggacacgggttcaatccctggtctgggactaTCCcgcatgccagggagcaactgagcccgtgcaccgcagctactgatcctgcactctagatcccacgagccacaactattgagcccacgtgctgcagctcctgaagcccgcgtgcctagagctggtgctccgcaacaagagaagcccctgcaatgagaagcccacaccacaacgaagagtagcctccactcactgcagctagagaaagcccacgtgcaacaacagagacccagtgcagccaaaaataaaaggaaaaaaaaactgttctggGAAGAAAAGGTATAATATATTACCACATCATTGATTAAACTATCTATGCTCTCAACTGACATGCCCcaagaaaaagaacttttattgtacCTGGTTTCTTCCTGTTAGGGATAGATAATATATTCTAAGATCGGGGGTCTGTGGAGCCTCTCCTGGAGTTCTTTTGATGTTCTGCTTAGATTGGGCTCATAGTCCATTTCCTGGAGAGCACATTTTCCCAGAAGTTGAAGAACCGCAGGGCCTTTCAGACACTTTCTTGCTTCTTCAGCCCTAGAGTACTAGAGGGAGAATGTAATTGCCCCTCTGCCTCGGGActttctgcctctctgtctgtgGAGGTTCACCTAATGCTTTGGCCTGTATTAGTCAtctcttgctgtgtaacaaattatccccaaacttagcagcttaatgTAACAGACATGTATTAGTTCACAGTgtctgtggatcaggaatctaGACACAATTTAACTGAGTCAGGGACTCTTATGAATCTGCAGCCATAAGACTGTGGTCCAGAGCTTCAGGCATCTTGAGGCTTGACTAAGGATGGACCCCAGTCCAAACTCACTTACATGGTTGTTGGCAAAATTTAGTTCCTTCTGGGTTTTTTGACTAAAAGCCTTGATTCCTGGCTGGCTATTGCCTGGATACTGCCCTCAGTTCCTTGTCATGACCCTCATCAAAACAATGAGCCAATAAATGAGAGGACGAGAGAGAGTGAGAACAAGGTGAAACTCAGTCTTGAGTGTATACACCTAAGAGTCACATGGCTGGGTCATAGGTATGTGTGTCATCAACACTAATAGATACTGTCAGACTGTTTTCCTGAGTGGTTGTATTATATTATACTCCCGCCAGCAGTCTGACAGTGCTGAGACCAGCTCAGCAACTTGGGGTGAATGATGGGTGCtgcaaagcataaagaaacacaaagacagacttaagagaaagatgggaccaggggactcaagacctctaggatcgagagccctgctgattcatcccacattgcttttattgagctcttggcattcaggaagtaagatagcaAAAGGTTCCCACGCTCCCAGTTATGTCCcacaattaatgttttctttgaagtaaccaaattttctccttgtacaaagggcctcacataattgggggcagtggtccttgcaagaacagcagaaggacaaTCAGTGCGTGTGCAAGCAGTATTCTAACTTGCGCTGACCTGGCATTCCTAAGTCCGCACCCCTCGCTCCTCCGCTGCACGAGCAGGACGTCCTGCCCCCAGTTGCTCAGCCCACGTACTTTgactacttttagccatattttctgttacattctcaaggcttcagaaaaacatctgaatgttttcccacatgaCAGTTCcttttcttggttgtttttttaCGTCATCGTCAACACCTTAGCGTACTGTCAGATTTTGAGCCGGGTTAACTTTTAAGTTgttgggtttttatttattttattttttaattgaagtatagttgatttacagtcttGTGTTGATCtctgctgttcagcaaagtgactcagttatacatagatatacattcttttttcatattcttttccattacggtttatcacaggatattgaatatagttccctgtgctagactgtaggaccttgtttatccatcctatatataatagtttgcatctactaatcccaaactcccaatccatccctctcccaagccctgcccccttggcaaccagaagtctgttctctatgtttgtgaatctgtttctgtttcatagataagtccatttgtatcatattttagattgcacatctaagtggtatcatatagtatttgtctttctctgtctgacttactttgcttagtatggtaatctctaggtccatccatgttgttgcaaatggcattatttcattcttttttatgaagccaagttaactttttttgtaaattttaaaaattgaagtataattgagttacaatgttgtgttaatttctgctgcacagcaaaatgattcagttatatatatatatttatataaatattatttttaaaaatattcttttccattctggtttatcataGGTGAGCCAggttaacttttaaaagaattgtCTTGTACTGGATTCACAGCTGAAACCCAACTGTACAGAACTGTTGCTTTGCAGCCCTTACTCTGCCCATTTCCCCTCCTCCAGGGGTGGCCCGTGAACCTCGTCACGGCAGATCGTGTGTCCCCGCTCCATGAAGCCTGTCTCGGAGGTCATCCCTCCTGTGCaaacattttattgaagcatGGAGCTCAGGTAAGTGCAGCTCAAATCACATCTTAGACCCTATGACTGAAAAATGACTATTTCTATCCCTTCTGAATACTTTCCAGCATTTTTGATTAGCCTGATTTGAAATATGAAGAGGGTTTTTTTCCGCAAGTATTATATCCATCAAGCTTGTTTACTTTAGTGGTGGGTGAAATACTGCATTTTTAGCTAGAAAGTCATGGTCTGAGCCTATATCATTTTCTTTAACCGTCACTACTAATAAATAGCTGTTTCGTTTCTGCCTTCATTCCTATGGCTGCAAGGTAGTGACATGTtgtagaaaacataaaacatttggCTCCATAAGACCTAAATAATGGTCCCAGACCCTCTGCCATTTACTAACATTGGAAACTTGGACAAGTTGCTTAGCCTGTAAGCTTTAGAGtctatatatgaaagaaaaaaaacagggaaaataacaaaaaaatgatgTAGCAGATTTTGTGGTATTGTGAGGATTGAGAGGGATAAGGCATGTGATTATTATTTGGAGAATGGGAATCAGGGAGATATAACGAGATTCTggaaaaggaagatgtaaaatcaTTGAATTCAAACATAGGGACCAGTAGGTCTTCCATTAAGTAAGTCCCCTCTTGCTCAAAAGTGATggaaaaatcagatcagaaaatTCTATATGGGTGTCTCATCTTCTCTCAACCAGTCTGTGCTGAGCATTTAATATGTGCCTAACTCAGATAAAGATTTTCAGGAACTTCTAAACTAAATGAGGAGACGACCAGATAAACAGGTAAATGGCTGAATGTAACACTAACTGCTTCAGTAGATAAACCCTGAAATCTCACTAGCTTCatataataaaagtttatttcttgttcaaCTCCAACTCCAGTGTGGGTGTTCCCAGCTGGGTGGCTGTTTTCCAAGGGTGATTCAAGGACACAGGCTCCTTTCATCCTGTTGTTCCACTGTCTTCAACGAGTGGTTCCCATGTGTGCTCTGTTCCAGATggctggaagtggaaagacatGGAGGATTGTGAATGGgagccttttttgtttgtttttttgttatttatttatttttgatttatttatttttatttattggctgtgttgggtctttgttgctgtgcgcgggctttctctagttgcggcgagagggggctactcttcgttgtggtgcgtggtctcctcattgtggtggcttctcttgttgcagagcacaggctctaggcatgcgggcttcagtagttgtggcacatgggctcaatagttgtggctcacaggctctagagctcaggctcaatagttgtggcacatgggcttagttgctccgcggcatgtgggatcttcccagagcagggctcgaacccgtgtcccctgcattggcgggcagattcttaaccactgcgccaacctTTTAAGGGCCAATCTTGGCAGTGACATATGTCACTTTTgctcacatctcattggccagaattcaGGCCATGTGTAGCTGCTAAGGAGCCAGGGAAGTGTAGTATGGCTTTGCACCCAAGAGAGAGGAAATGAGTTTGTTGAATGCATAGTATCTCAGCCACAGCAGGCAATTACAATATGCTGTTTTTAaccgttagtttctgctgtgtaacaaaccatccTAACTTAATGATTTAAGACAGTAGCCATTtatttatctcacagttctgtctGTTGTCTGGACAGGTCTTCTGGTCTGGTCTGCTTCAGCTAACCTCAGCTGGGCTTACTGAGGCATTTGAGGTTAGCTGATAGATGGGCTGGGGCAGGCTGCTTCATGATGACCTTGGCTGGGATGCTGGGAGGTCTGGAGAGACAGAAAATCTCTTGTGGTCTCTCATCCTTTAGCAGGTGGCCAGGCTTGTTCACGTGGTAGCAGGGATTCCAAGAGCAGCAAAAGAGGGCAAGCTCTCTGCTTGCATTGACGGTCCCATTGACCAAAGCAATTCACGTGGACAAGCCCAGATTCAAGGATTGAAAAAATAGTCTCCATCTTGTGATGGGAGGAGTTACAAAGCCATGTTGCAAAGGGATATGCATCCCGGGCAGAGAATCTGTGGCCTTTTTTTGCAAACTACCACAATGTAGTAAGTATTAATAGTAAGGGGATTGTTGGGAACACATAGAAGTGTTCCTGCCCGGTTATTTCTGATGGAGAGAGAGTCAAAAGCTGCTTCCTACAGGAAATGATGTCACAGTTGAAAGCTAAAGGACCTGTATGAGTTAGTCAGCTCAGTGGTGGGTTGGGGAAAATGATGGACTTCCCACCTGCTGGGAAAAACAAACGCAAAGGCCTAGAAGAGAAAGTGGGGGCATTTCTGTGACTTCAAATCATCCCTTAGAGCAGCAGAGGAGAGCAGGTGAGAGAGGTCAGAACACAAACAAGCTTGCTGTCCATGCCAAGAAAATGGGCTTTGTCCTGAGAGCAGCCAAGGGCCATAGATGAGTGCCTCATCAAGTTTATGTTTTGGTTAAGAAAACTTACCCCAAACTTGGAAACAGGGCCACGACTAAGCAGAGGCAAGAGAGGAGCCCAGGGTGCAAACTTTAAAGAGCTGCTTACTCTCAGGGTCGTGCAGCACTTCCGTGTTTCTGGGAGTGAGTGTCTCCTTAAAGTTTGCACCCTGGGCATCTTTAATGTCTCGCTAGACCTGGCCTTATGAGGAAATAAGGTGTGAGAATGACGTCACTGTCTTCACAGTATCATTGTTTACCAGATTCACCAAAGAATTACTTGATAGAGAAAAATGCATTTGCATTTGGCTTTGCTCTTTGCCATTTGATTATAGCCCAAACAGGGTGAAGTTGGAAGTTAACTTGTAAATTTCAGTCTGATTTCCAGTGTTAGAAGACATAGCCCCAAAGATTATAGTCTTAAGGCCCTATAGGATATTAACCAGTTTTGTATCTATTAgcaaattcatttcagcattccACTGACTGACTGTATAAATTCTCCTTTCAGCCAACCTTGCCATTTTACTGGTTCCCTCATTAATGAATGAGTTGAATGAAATCTttggcttgggacttccctggcagtccagtggttaagactccatgcttccactgcaggggacacgggtttgatccctggtcgaggaactaagatcccgcatgccatgcaggcaaggcccaccccctccccccccaaaaaaaatctttggCTTGTGTTCACTCTATATTTGTAGGAAGTtatctttttaagttaaaaaaaatccattaacaATTTAAAAAGGTTACTCTAACTGCTGTGGGCGAATTGGATTGGTGTGGGATGGGTCTAGGATGGCGTGTTAAAATAAGGTGATTTGTTTGTAAGCTGTTCAAAGTATCCTAACTAGTTTCAAAGTTCATGTCCCTGGGGAGGGCATGGAGGagataaaatattcagaaacatCCTTGGTGCCTTACACTCCATACCTCCTTCGGTTTTTTGCAACAACTTTGTGgagtttgtggtttttttgttccCCTTCTATAGCTGTGGAATTGAAGGCTCAGACAAGTGAAATAATAGCTTGAAAATGGTGGAGCTTAGGTTTGAATCCAGGACACCCCACCGCCCTCCTTCATCCTTGAGCTTTACTTCCTAGGTGAATGGTGTTACTACAGACTGGCATACGCCCTTGTTTAATGCTTGTGTCAGCGGCAGCCTGGACTGTGTGAATTTGCTTCTGCAGCACGGAGCCAGCCCCCACCCTGCGAGCGATCTGGCATCCCCCATGCACGAAGCTGCTAAGAGAGGTAAACCTGTTGAGAATTTAAGCTTGCCACCCACTCCTTCAAGGGATGTCTTACTgttaaaaggaagagggaaaaggaggTATGTGGAGCAGTCGTTCTCAACGTGGCACCCTGGGACCAGAAGCGTCAGCCTGACCTGGCATGCAAATGCAGGTTCTTGGGCCCCATTCCAGACCCAGTGAATCAGTAGCTTTGGGGGTGGGGCCGAGCCATCTGTGATTTGTTTAACAAGGCCCCCAGGTGATTTCTGGTGCACAATAAGTTTGAGAAGCACCCTTTCTGAACATTTGGAatgttgttcactgctgtgtttctggaacagggcctggcatgtagtagactATCCATCAGTATTTGTGGGATATATTGTTGAACTCCTGACCCCATAAAATcaagttattttataaaacaaattatagtCTTCTATTTTAAGGCCTTGAAAATATTATCTCAGGGCCACTGAAGTTTGCTAAGTGCAACAAACTTCAATTTTTGGAAATATAAGATGTTATATACAGTTTGGGGtaattctccccacccccagctttactgaggtctAACTGACAAAGTAAgagcatatatatgtaaaatgtacagTGTGACGATTTGGTGTGCATGTACGTTGTGAAAGGATTACCACAGTccagttaattaacacatccattgCCACATATAGTTACCTTTTTTgcggtgagaacatttaagatctactctcttagcaaatttaaagTACAATATAtaatacagcattattaactgtaggcaccatgctgtacatgagagccccagaacttattcatctggGGTAATTGTTTTCATAAAACCACAATTTTCCTGCTATTCTTAACTctgagacaaaaaataaaataagttttgcttttctccgatattcctcctcctcctcttccccatcgTCACGATGACCGTACCTTGCCAGGAGGGCTATTTCCGCAGTGGCGTCACAAGATGGCTCCCCATCATCTTTACAGCAGCCCCATTTGACTGGATCCACCCATATTATAATTATCTCCCAAAGCATTGACGTTTCTTCACGAGGAGACGTGCTAACTCATCCTATTCACTGGACACGTAGAACTAAAACGGTGTAACAAGATAAATGCAAAGCAGCAGTGTTGCAAGTATGACATTCTAGACCAAGGAAGAGTGATTGTGCTTTCACGGGGCCCCACTCACGTTGGATCTGGCACCTTCTTCTAAGCCTCGCCTGTGCCCACGgcctgtttctcccagggccTGCCCTTGGTGAGGTTGTAAGTTTCCTTCCCTGTCCCTCGGTCCACTCTGTGCCCTTTCTTCTCCAGGTCACCTTTAGTCCCTGTTCTTCCATACCTCTCCCCAGCTCTCACTTCGGTTTCTGTGCTCAAACTGATTACAAAGCCACGAACAATTTAAAGATGTGGATGGCTGCTGTTTGCTTGCCGTGGCTGGTAAACTCGTGCGGAGCTCCATCCAGAGCTACAGGTGGCATCTTATGGTCAACGCCTTAACTGGTGACAGTGTTGAAGATCATTCCCTATTCTAAGTAAAGGAGATCGCTTTTGGTCCCTGGATAAGTGGTTGgaaattttaaacacacaaaaaatgggcAAGGTGGCGGTTTCCTAGCCACGAGAATTTGTGCCCtaactattttctcccactttgggCTGCAGGCCACGTGGAGTGCATTGAGTCCCTTGCGGCTCACGGGGGCGACGTTGACCATAACATCGGCCACCTGGGCACCCCATTATATTTGGCTTGTGAAAACCTGCAGGTGGCCTGTGCCAAGAAGCTTCTGGAATCAGGTAAAACCAAAAGCAACACATAACAAGGaaagtaaatgaaaagtaaattaaacGTATTTGAATGCTCTTTCTGTTGTAGCAGAGAAAAGAGTGTGGGCAGTGGAGTCTGACAAGATCAGAGCTCATGTTGACCGTGTTCCGTGGGGAATGCTTTTAAACTATTTCCCCTTTAGTTCTCTCGCTTGTAATGAGGATACGGATGATGACTCTCGTCCCAGGGTGGTCCTCGGTGATTATTAgtttctcctccctttcctctgcctccctccctgcggCCATGGAGATTTCTAGCCCTGTGTAACTCAAACACCTGCTGGATTAAGGCTGAAGCTTTGGATTTGGGGTCACCTTCACAAGTTCTCTTTGATTTGGAAATAGAACTTGTCCCATTTTTAGTCCATTGcaaatgttatatttttgaaaaggcCTAGGTCACATCATTCTTTTTCACCTTCCTGCTGTTGTCCAGCCCCTTCTTCAGCACTTGGGTTACCACTTCATCCCTTCTTTAATTATTTGAGTCCTGGTTATTCTTGAAAAATCCAGTCATCTTTCCCTCTGCTGAATGTTCTTATAATTCTTATTGCCGTCTACTCACTTAGCAGCCATTACCATGAATTCGGAGGTTGgttctgtctctccttctctcatCCTAGGTGGATTTTAAGCTCCTAGTCAGGAAAGGGCCAGGTCTGGCATCCCTCAGAAAGCTAAGACCAATACAAGAATGATTCAGTTAACACTGGTGGACTGGACATAGATTCCCATTTTACTAGAGGGGCAGCAGCTCAGGCAAAGACGTCCCCACACATCACAGGGGGAGCCAGCAGTGGGAGGCCTGTGTCGAGAGCATAGGGATGGAATGGAGTGGGGTTGGTCCGCAAAATCTACCTTACCCCCGAAGAGGAGGGCTTTGCCACCTTCCCTGTGATCTTGGCATTGGCCACCCCAATCTAGGCAGCGCCATCATCATTGGTTGCCCGTCACAGTCCACATCACATGGTCCCGAGTCTCCGGTTTAAACCTCACAGTAGTTGCTCAGCGTGTGAATGTGGCTAATCGCCACAGATGAGATTTCACCATCTAGCCTCACTTCCGGCCTGTGCCGGCTAATATTTGGGCTCCTTTCATAGTGAATGTGCAGCTTTCACACCACCAGGATTTTCCTTGTAAGTATCACACCTGTGTAGAGTGCTCAAAGGCGAGGTTTTCAACCTCTTAAGCCATAAAGCTCATGTGGCACCCTGTCACATTGTCGAGTGGCATTTTCCCCATATTATTAAATGGAAGCAAGTCATCGCCTGCTTTCTCGGGAGACCTACCGTGCCCACTACGGATGCTCTTTAGGTAGGGAGTTTTGAGGCACAGCGCTTTGAGAAGGGGGTGCTTGCGCTCTACTCCTTGGCTGACTCTGTTGTTCTCGTGACTGTTTAGGAGCGAGCGTGAACCGAGGCCGGGGGCTGGACTCCCCTCTGCATGCGGTGGCCAGGGCGTCCAGTGGGGAGCTGGCCTGCCTGCTCATGGACTTTGGAGCAGACACCCAGGCCAGGAATGCTGAAGGCAAACGTCCCTTGGAGCTGGTGCCTCCAGAGAGCCCCCTGGGCCAGCTCTTCTTGCAGAGAGAAGGtgcttctcctttgcctgaatCTAAGCCCTAATCCATAGACTCCTGTGGGCTCTAGCAGGAGGCAGGTACTTACCCAGTTCTGACTTTGGGTCTTTTGAAAAAGATTGTGCTCTGCCTTCACCAAACTTGGGGAGCTGAGATAATTTAGTATTCACCAAGGTACAGTACTGGTTATATAATAAATAACCATTCTGCTGTTTGGCATGTTGGTGACAGGCTATTTTGGATGACCTAGTATTCACATATGGGATAGGCCAGCTTTCTAAGAATTaagatattgttttaaaatgttaaagttaCCTAAGACAtgctttattatcttttaaaaaatttttattggggtatagttggtttacaatgttgtgtttatttctgatgtacagcaaagtgattcggttacacatatatattcttttccatatggtttatcacaggatattcaatagcgttccctgtgctctacgtaggaccttgttgtttatccattctctatataatagtttgcatctgctaaccccaacctcccaatccatccctccctcaaccccccatcccttggcaaccacaagtctgttctctctgtctgtgagtctgtttctgtttcatagataagttcacttgtgtcatattttagatcccacgtATAAGTGATAGCACATGGTGTTTGTGAGCCGTGCTTTAGAATGCTGCAGCAGAAGCATCTTTGGGGTTGCACAGTGCCCCACAGTGTCTTACTGCAGTGCAGAGTGCAGATGGGCTGAGCTACTGGGCATTGGCTTCTGGGAAGGGCGGTAAGAATGCAGCTCGTTGAGTATTACATGGTAGTACTTTCAGGATTCACAGCAGTCTGAAGACATTTACTATTGGGTTGGCctaaaagttcgttcgggttttccGTGCCATCTCACGGAAAAAGccagatgaactttttggccaacccaatattataaGTTAATCAACACCGAGTCCACACTCCTCCATAAATAAAAGCTGACACTCCTAACCCAAACCACTAAACGTGGGTTGAGCAGTGTGTGAGGGGTTAGGGGCACTGTCCCTGGGCTGCGAGGTGGAGGGTGGGCTGAGGTGGGGAGCAAAGAC of Hippopotamus amphibius kiboko isolate mHipAmp2 chromosome X, mHipAmp2.hap2, whole genome shotgun sequence contains these proteins:
- the ASB9 gene encoding ankyrin repeat and SOCS box protein 9 isoform X1, whose amino-acid sequence is MDGEPGGSKPPRAGDSPDIRLLSNPLMGDIVSDWSPVHEAAIHGRLLSLRNLISQGWPVNLVTADRVSPLHEACLGGHPSCANILLKHGAQVNGVTTDWHTPLFNACVSGSLDCVNLLLQHGASPHPASDLASPMHEAAKRGHVECIESLAAHGGDVDHNIGHLGTPLYLACENLQVACAKKLLESGASVNRGRGLDSPLHAVARASSGELACLLMDFGADTQARNAEGKRPLELVPPESPLGQLFLQREGPPSLMQLCRLRIRKCFGIQQHHKITRLSLPEELKRFLLHI
- the ASB9 gene encoding ankyrin repeat and SOCS box protein 9 isoform X3 produces the protein MDGEPGGSKPPRAGDSPDIRLLSNPLMGDIVSDWSPVHEAAIHGRLLSLRNLISQGWPVNLVTADRVSPLHEACLGGHPSCANILLKHGAQVNGVTTDWHTPLFNACVSGSLDCVNLLLQHGASPHPASDLASPMHEAAKRGHVECIESLAAHGGDVDHNIGHLGTPLYLACENLQVACAKKLLESGPPSLMQLCRLRIRKCFGIQQHHKITRLSLPEELKRFLLHI
- the ASB9 gene encoding ankyrin repeat and SOCS box protein 9 isoform X2, coding for MDGEPGGSKPPRAGDSPDIRLLSNPLMGDIVSDWSPVHEAAIHGRLLSLRNLISQGWPVNLVTADRVSPLHEACLGGHPSCANILLKHGAQVNGVTTDWHTPLFNACVSGSLDCVNLLLQHGASPHPASDLASPMHEAAKRGHVECIESLAAHGGDVDHNIGHLGTPLYLACENLQVACAKKLLESGASVNRGRGLDSPLHAVARASSGELACLLMDFGADTQARNAEGKRPLELVPPESPLGQLFLQREGASPLPESKP